Proteins from a genomic interval of Deltaproteobacteria bacterium:
- a CDS encoding DUF4416 family protein — protein MGVPKDPGPVMLFAGMLSGDPGLMDDVEKNLAEKYGGIHYRSEDLPWNYTTYYRKELGEGIRRRFIFFRDLIVPDEIVGIKLETNRIEGRYLRDEGGEPLRRINLDPGYLDPAKVVLVSTKDFSHRIYLGSGIYGELTLTNIGGVFRPLPYTYPDYRAEETLRIFNSIRGDSVLLRRRSRTSA, from the coding sequence ATGGGAGTGCCGAAAGATCCGGGTCCGGTCATGCTCTTCGCCGGTATGCTTTCCGGGGATCCCGGCCTCATGGACGACGTGGAAAAGAACTTGGCAGAGAAGTACGGTGGGATCCATTACCGGAGCGAGGATCTTCCATGGAACTATACGACCTATTATCGTAAGGAACTGGGCGAAGGAATACGGCGGCGTTTCATCTTCTTCCGTGACCTGATCGTCCCGGACGAGATTGTCGGGATCAAGCTCGAAACCAACAGAATAGAGGGGCGTTATCTTCGTGACGAAGGGGGAGAACCCCTCCGGCGGATCAACCTCGATCCCGGTTACCTTGATCCCGCCAAGGTTGTCCTGGTCTCCACAAAGGATTTCTCACACAGGATCTATCTCGGATCCGGGATCTATGGCGAGCTGACCCTGACCAACATAGGCGGCGTATTCCGGCCGCTGCCCTATACCTACCCGGACTATCGTGCGGAGGAGACCCTCCGGATTTTCAATTCTATAAGGGGTGATTCGGTTTTGTTGCGCCGGAGAAGCAGGACTTCCGCCTGA